The Antedon mediterranea chromosome 11, ecAntMedi1.1, whole genome shotgun sequence genome window below encodes:
- the LOC140062934 gene encoding MAM and LDL-receptor class A domain-containing protein 1-like translates to MTIHIFLLLIISALVSRSSVHCSTDIECSFEEDTCTIQKDHGTTARWIRWSGASAGFVDHTYGNNSGFFMSVHGRGTARLLIEVFDSGPKCLTFWYNMFDQTRYDDGSLRIYQQNDSNIYDEPIWKVTGDFGNDWRPIELDLTSSINNKAIIEAKQPTDSSISIDDIVLTDGRCLGIYSEKPNISCTFEYNSCGYKTDPTVDVEWIRQQAEKGAYGDGPDEDHTLGFDYGHYLCVDPDTTPRYTGQRAIVVSPIHNKTADDYCVFFWYYIFRSRGEMFVLLQQSNQTDIMWNFPGDSNYLPALWREGSFQITNTDDTFRLIFEAIRGEYASQGAFCIDDVDIFNGVCEHTTPTPKKQSEVPWQVKNIEDAGCTFEDNDCGYGPYDEKETSWGIKQGYDHTVGENGHYLGIKYEKSGWAYRTPYIYSNSVSNCLKFNYRCLGDICPEGPLHIHIMDQAIGEEALSVDPFSKVYTRGNTGVKQWKQIQIDLPQTNGNFTVIFELVVETMFKFGIDDVTFYNQECSAVKPEPFISTIDCDFEAEKMCGYSQPGTRKEWIRFQGPTPSLGTGPDNDHTLNTREGHYIYVEASEREREGVFFYIRTPMFRHSNGPMCFRFWYHMQGEHTGDLRIQIQGQTWGYFRREDLWSERSSTSGWTLGTIDLDNERTMYDEHVQIQFVAFIAGGHEGDVALDDITLVDNVCNVPKPAITHSHCQFNSHPNKCNYNDYLPNHTWYPWKHQYASWHIGSTTSIGISKGVNSFLYADIEQENKHVAIVSPNFEYGERYCLQFYYIIKQDFSLNIRSSNQSLLTSLTRQMAPSWAKHSLEWEPLKEDEQFAIMFEAKIGHKRNGFVAIDDISIGKGHCPVPEIVDKIDCNFEKDCDLSTNISLANGWQLSNKETYKHTKLPNIDNTYGTPSGHYYFISFRHTQPPTERNFLRTPVVEMTTNKRCLQFYYYMNSNVISSLNVYIDDASIKHFPVDPIWHSIGKKGNRWNRVQVDIGYTKGNYSIVFEPRSGSEHHVDIAIDDVVLLNKTCIKVIEPKWTSTIDCDFESENICGYKDEHTAKFNWTQIKGKTKTINSGPTQDHTYISEEKEGNYMYIETSNPRIPFDAAELSSPLLPTSADSKCLQFWYHMHGKSIGSLEVYRVTPAINEKMLLWSNTGDQGDNWKKAILPLNVKRYFKNGYKELLNHSMKVHFKGIVGYGHEGDIAIDDVKVVIMSCDPPPDTPPVSAIFCDFENGVKRCGFEENTNEDGSGADDSINVLDWTFFNASTIGNQTISKDTNVVLSQSQSSYIFAKASELQTGQRVVLTSSAISAGLHHCLHYSYVSTGDFIIDIYTKSSSGKVGIVFALPRRHQATWRKRSVNLFPQSETFTIVFEGMVGRERTGLMALDDIMVENGKCTTASAGRPEIKKTTVRPEVTESSSQFTAIVCLSVFFAIVMILLVLLSLYHFKFVKQPKGSDNTNTDDRLIQEEITNKYSTSF, encoded by the exons GTTTCTTTATGTCTGTCCATGGCCGTGGAACTGCACGGCTTCTAATAGAAGTATTTGACAGTGGGCCAAAATGCTTGACTTTCTGGTATAATATGTTCGATCAAACCCGTTATGATGACGGTTCCCTTCGTATATATCAACAAAATGACAGCAACATCTATGATGAGCCAATTTGGAAGGTTACGGGTGATTTTGGAAATGATTGGCGACCTATTGAGTTGGATCTAACAAGTAGTATAAACAATAAG GCTATTATTGAAGCTAAGCAACCCACCGATAGCTCAATATCAATTGATGATATTGTCCTGACAGATGGGAGATGTTTGGGAATAT ATTCTGAAAAACCTAACATATCCTGCACCTTTGAATACAACAGCTGTGGATACAAAACAGATCCTACTGTTGATGTTGAGTGGATACGACAGCAGGCAGAAAAAGGGGCGTATGGAGATGGACCAGATGAAGACCATACACTTGGATTTGACTATG gaCATTATTTGTGTGTAGACCCAGATACTACTCCACGCTATACAGGTCAGAGAGCTATAGTTGTATCACCAATTCACAACAAAACTGCAGACGACTACTGTGTGTTTTTTTGGTACTACATATTTCGTTCAAGAGGTGAAATGTTTGTGCTTTTACAGCAAAGTAACCAAACAGATATCATGTGGAACTTCCCGGGCGACTCCAATTATCTACCAGCGTTGTGGCGCGAAGGTAGTTTTCAAATAACAAACACTGATGATACATTTCGATTGATCTTTGAAGCAATTCGTGGGGAATATGCGAGTCAAGGTGCATTCTGTATTGATGACGTTGACATTTTTAATGGAGTTTGTG AACATACGACACCAACTCCAAAGAAACAATCCGAAGTTCCGTGGCAAGTGAAAAATATAGAAGACGCAGGTTGCACATTTGAGGACAATGATTGTGGCTATGGTCCCTATGATGAGAAAGAGACAAGTTGGGGAATAAAACAAGGGTATGACCATACCGTTGGAGAAAATG GACATTATTTAGGAATAAAGTATGAAAAGTCTGGTTGGGCTTATCGGACGCCATACATTTACAGCAATAGCGTTTCAAACTGTTTGAAATTCAATTACCGTTGTCTTGGAGATATATGTCCGGAAGGGCCCTTACACATCCACATTATGGATCAGGCCATTGGTGAAGAAGCGTTATCAGTTGATCCATTTTCGAAAGTGTATACTCGTGGAAACACAGGCGTAAAGCAATGGAAACAAATACAGATAGATTTGCCGCAAACAAATGGCAATTTCACC GTGATTTTCGAATTAGTAGTTGAGACAATGTTTAAATTTGGTATTGATGATGTAACGTTCTACAATCAGGAATGTTCTGCAG TTAAACCTGaaccatttatatcaacaaTTGATTGTGATTTCGAAGCCGAAAAAATGTGTGGATACAGCCAACCAGGAACCAGAAAGGAGTGGATACGGTTCCAAGGCCCAACACCCTCACTTGGTACTGGGCCAGATAACGATCATACTTTAAATACAAGAGAGG GACACTATATATACGTTGAAGCATCGGAACGAGAAAGAGAAGGTGTATTCTTTTATATCAGAACACCAATGTTCAGACATTCCAATGGACCAATGTGCTTTCGGTTTTGGTATCACATGCAAGGAGAGCACACCGGTGATTTGAGAATTCAAATACAAGGGCAGACTTGGGGGTATTTTAGACGAGAAGATCTATGGAGTGAAAGATCTAGTACCTCAGGATGGACACTCGGCACTATTGATCTTGATAACGAGAGAACTATGTACGATGAACACGTGCAG ATCCAGTTTGTAGCGTTTATTGCTGGTGGACATGAAGGAGATGTTGCTCTTGATGATATTACACTTGTTGATAATGTATGTAATGTACCGAAACCTGCCATTACACATTCACATTGCCAATTCAATAGCCACCCAAACAAATGTAACTACAACGATTATCTCCCAAATCATACCTGGTATCCATGGAAACATCAGTATGCATCATGGCACATAGGCAGTACGACATCAATCGGTATTTCTAAAG GTGTCAATTCTTTTTTATATGCTGACATTGAACAAGAAAACAAACATGTAGCGATTGTATCTCCTAACTTTGAGTACGGCGAACGGTATTGTCTACAattttattatatcattaaACAAGATTTTAGTTTGAACATTCGTTCATCAAATCAAAGCTTATTGACTTCTCTGACGAGACAAATGGCACCATCTTGGGCAAAACACTCACTAGAGTGGGAACCATTGAAGGAAGATGAACAGTTTGCg aTTATGTTTGAAGCCAAGATAGGCCACAAAAGAAATGGATTTGTGGCAATCGATGACATCTCGATCGGTAAAGGACACTGTCCAG TACCCGAAATCGTAGACAAAATTGACTGTAATTTTGAAAAAGACTGTGACCTTTCGACCAATATATCACTAGCTAATGGATGGCAACTGTCAAATAAAGAAACTTACAAACATACAAAGTTACCAAATATTGATAAtacgtatggaacgccatcgg GTCATTACTATTTCATCTCATTTCGACATACTCAACCACCGACAGAAAGAAATTTTCTTCGTACACCAGTAGTAGAGATGACTACTAATAAACGCTGCTtacagttttattattatatgaattCAAATGTAATATCGAGTTTGAATGTTTATATCGATGATGCATCAATTAAGCACTTTCCCGTTGATCCCATCTGGCATTCAATAGGCAAGAAAGGCAACCGATGGAATCGTGTTCAAGTTGATATTGGATACACTAAAGGAAACTACTCG ATTGTATTTGAACCAAGATCCGGAAGTGAACACCACGTTGATATTGCAATTGACGATGTCGTCCTTTTGAACAAAACATGTAttaaag TTATCGAACCAAAATGGACTTCTACTATTGATTGTGACTTTGAAAGTGAAAACATATGTGGATATAAAGATGAGCATACGGCAAAATTCAATTGGACGCAAATtaaaggaaaaacaaaaacaataaactcTGGACCAACACAAGACCACACATACATAAGTGAAGAAAAAgaag GGAATTATATGTATATTGAAACATCAAATCCACGGATACCATTTGACGCAGCAGAATTATCGAGTCCACTTCTACCTACATCTGCTGACTCCAAATGTCTTCAATTTTGGTATCATATGCATGGAAAGTCAATAGGTAGTTTGGAGGTGTACAGAGTAACACCTGCAATAAATGAGAAGATGTTACTGTGGTCAAATACAGGAGATCAAGGTGATAATTGGAAAAAAGCAATTCTTCCACTGAATGTTAAAAGATACTTTAAGAATGGTTATAAGGAGTTACTTAACCATTCAATGAAG GTACATTTTAAAGGCATAGTTGGATATGGACACGAAGGAGATATTGCGATTGATGACGTCAAAGTTGTCATCATGTCATGTGATCCGCCGCCAGATACTCCCCCAGTTAGCGCAATTTTCTGCGACTTTGAGAATGGTGTAAAGAGATGTGGATTTGAAGAAAATACCAATGAAGATGGCAGTGGTGCTGATGATAGTATAAATGTATTGGACTGGACCTTCTTCAATGCATCGACAATTGGCAACCAAACCATTTCGAAGGATACGAATGTTGTTCTATCCCaaa GTCAAAGTTCATACATATTTGCCAAAGCATCAGAATTGCAAACAGGTCAGCGTGTTGTATTAACATCATCAGCTATCTCGGCTGGTTTGCatcactgtctacactattcgTATGTCAGTACTGGTGATTTCATTATTGATATCTACACCAAATCATCATCTGGAAAAGTAGGCATAGTTTTTGCGTTACCAAGAAGACATCAGGCAACATGGCGTAAACGTAGTGTTAACTTATTTCCCCAATCAGAAACTTTTAcg ATTGTGTTTGAAGGTATGGTCGGTAGAGAACGAACCGGGTTGATGGCGCTTGATGATATTATGGTTGAAAATGGAAAATGTACAACAG CGTCTGCAGGAAGACcagaaataaagaaaacaacAGTGCGACCAGAAGTAACTGAATCGTCGTCTCAGTTCACTGCcattgtctgtctgtctgtattCTTTGCAATCGTAATGATTCTTCTTGTTCTGCTATCGCTctatcattttaaatttgtgaAGCAGCCAAAAGGCTCAGATAATACAAATACAGATGATAGACTGATTCAAGAAGAGATAACGAACAAGTACTCGACATCATTTTGA